One Burkholderia pyrrocinia DNA segment encodes these proteins:
- a CDS encoding multicopper oxidase family protein, translated as MVSRRQFLSGSGAALLGAAMVSKAGAASLPEAPTMAKTATQPPLVPPNGRPYTPVATLNGWTLPWRMKNGWKEFHLTAEPVVREMAPGMNANLWGYNGQSPGPTIEAVEGDKVRIFVTNRLPEHTTIHWHGLRLPNGMDGVGGLTQPHIPPGKTFVYEFRLESHGTFMYHPHADEMVQMAMGMMGMFIVHPKDRGTMPVDRDFVFLLAAYDIDPGSYTPRVNEMTDFNMWTFNSRVFPGIDPLPVRAGDRVRIRFGNLTMTNHPIHLHGYSFEVAGTDGGWIPPAARWPEVTADVAVGQMRAIEFTADRPGDWAFHCHKSHHTMNAMGHQVPNLIGVPQKDLAKRIGKLVPDYMAMGSTGGAMGGMEMPLPDNTLPMMTGTGPFGPLEMGGMFTVLKVRQGLGRNDYRDPGWFRHPQGTVAYEYTGELPDG; from the coding sequence ATGGTGTCCCGTCGACAATTTCTCAGCGGCTCGGGCGCCGCGCTGCTGGGCGCCGCGATGGTCAGCAAGGCCGGCGCCGCGTCGCTGCCCGAAGCGCCCACGATGGCGAAAACCGCCACGCAGCCGCCGCTCGTGCCGCCCAACGGCCGTCCGTACACACCGGTCGCGACGCTGAACGGCTGGACGCTGCCGTGGCGGATGAAGAACGGCTGGAAGGAATTCCACCTGACGGCCGAGCCCGTCGTGCGCGAGATGGCGCCCGGCATGAACGCGAACCTGTGGGGCTACAACGGCCAGTCGCCGGGCCCGACGATCGAGGCCGTCGAAGGCGACAAGGTCCGCATCTTCGTGACCAACCGGCTGCCCGAGCACACGACGATCCACTGGCACGGGCTGCGGCTGCCGAACGGGATGGACGGCGTCGGCGGCCTCACGCAGCCGCATATCCCGCCCGGCAAGACCTTCGTCTACGAGTTCCGGCTCGAATCGCACGGCACCTTCATGTATCACCCGCACGCCGACGAGATGGTGCAGATGGCGATGGGGATGATGGGCATGTTCATCGTGCACCCGAAGGATCGCGGCACGATGCCGGTCGATCGCGACTTCGTGTTCCTGCTCGCCGCGTACGACATCGATCCGGGCAGCTACACGCCGCGCGTGAACGAGATGACGGACTTCAACATGTGGACCTTCAACTCGCGCGTGTTCCCGGGCATCGATCCGCTGCCGGTGCGCGCGGGCGACCGCGTGCGGATTCGTTTCGGCAACCTGACGATGACGAACCATCCGATCCACCTGCACGGCTACAGCTTCGAAGTCGCGGGCACCGACGGCGGCTGGATTCCGCCGGCGGCGCGCTGGCCGGAAGTGACGGCCGATGTCGCGGTGGGCCAGATGCGCGCGATCGAGTTCACCGCCGATCGCCCGGGCGACTGGGCGTTCCACTGCCACAAGTCGCATCACACGATGAATGCGATGGGCCACCAGGTGCCGAACCTGATCGGCGTGCCGCAGAAGGATCTCGCGAAAAGGATCGGCAAGCTCGTGCCCGACTACATGGCGATGGGCAGCACGGGCGGCGCGATGGGCGGCATGGAGATGCCGCTGCCCGACAACACGCTGCCGATGATGACGGGCACGGGCCCGTTCGGGCCGCTGGAGATGGGCGGCATGTTCACGGTGCTCAAGGTGCGCCAGGGGCTCGGCCGCAACGACT
- a CDS encoding TolC family protein encodes MKNLAISPRIGAAAVVLAFLAGCTTFSKDGGFDAVSSTASERIGKDAVVVRTDADREAVDKRTRELLAKPLSMDDAVQVALLNNRGLQASYAELGLSEADLVQAGRLPNPRFSFSRTRAGDGELTLGRTFSANVFALLTMPLATNIERRRFEQTKLETADAMLKVAADARRAYVEAVAAEQAANYAQQVRDAASAAAELAQRMRQAGNFSRLDYAREQAFHADAVAQHAKARQQAVAAREKLTRAMGLWGERARYALPERLPDLPKARPDLPDLERFAMSNRLDIQAAKLQTQGVASSLGLSKATRFVNAVDLGYVNNYETGKGHEHGYEISVEIPLFDWGGAKVARAEAVYLQSANRLAKTAIDARSEVRESYAAYVTSYDVAQHYRDEVVPLRKTISDELLLRYNGMLASVFELLTDAREQVGAVNGYIDSLKDYWLAETDLQMAVGGRLPASGPAPRATASAAPEPATDAAPQPASSPAAQPAPATHPEGY; translated from the coding sequence ATGAAGAACCTGGCGATATCGCCGCGGATCGGCGCGGCTGCGGTCGTGCTGGCGTTCCTCGCGGGCTGCACGACGTTTTCGAAGGACGGCGGCTTCGATGCCGTGTCGTCCACCGCGTCGGAACGGATCGGGAAAGATGCCGTCGTCGTCCGCACCGATGCCGACCGCGAAGCCGTCGACAAGCGGACCCGGGAATTGCTCGCGAAACCGCTGTCGATGGACGATGCGGTGCAGGTCGCGTTGCTGAACAACCGCGGCTTGCAGGCGTCGTACGCGGAACTCGGGCTGTCGGAGGCCGATCTCGTGCAGGCCGGCCGGCTGCCGAACCCGCGCTTCTCGTTCAGCCGCACGCGTGCCGGCGACGGCGAGCTGACGCTCGGCCGCACGTTCTCGGCGAACGTGTTCGCGCTGCTGACGATGCCGCTCGCGACGAACATCGAACGCCGCCGTTTCGAGCAGACCAAGCTCGAAACGGCCGACGCGATGCTGAAGGTGGCGGCCGACGCGCGCCGCGCGTATGTCGAGGCCGTCGCCGCCGAGCAGGCCGCGAACTATGCGCAGCAGGTGCGCGACGCGGCGAGCGCGGCCGCCGAACTCGCGCAGCGCATGCGGCAGGCCGGCAACTTCAGCCGGCTCGATTACGCGCGCGAACAGGCGTTCCATGCGGACGCGGTCGCGCAGCACGCGAAGGCGCGCCAGCAGGCCGTGGCCGCGCGCGAGAAGCTCACGCGCGCGATGGGGCTGTGGGGCGAGCGCGCGCGGTACGCGCTGCCCGAACGCTTGCCCGACCTGCCGAAAGCGCGCCCGGATCTGCCCGATCTCGAACGCTTCGCGATGAGCAACCGCCTCGACATCCAGGCCGCGAAGCTGCAGACGCAGGGCGTTGCGTCGTCGCTCGGCCTCAGCAAGGCGACGCGCTTCGTCAACGCGGTCGATCTCGGCTACGTGAACAACTACGAGACCGGCAAGGGCCACGAGCACGGCTACGAGATCAGCGTCGAGATTCCGCTGTTCGACTGGGGCGGCGCGAAGGTCGCGCGAGCCGAGGCCGTCTACCTGCAGTCGGCGAACCGGCTCGCGAAGACGGCCATCGATGCTCGCTCCGAAGTGCGCGAATCGTATGCGGCGTACGTGACGAGCTACGACGTCGCGCAACACTATCGCGACGAAGTCGTGCCGCTGCGCAAGACGATCTCGGACGAGCTGCTGCTGCGCTACAACGGGATGCTCGCGAGCGTGTTCGAGCTGCTGACCGATGCGCGCGAACAGGTCGGCGCGGTCAACGGCTACATCGATTCGCTGAAGGACTACTGGCTCGCCGAAACCGATCTGCAGATGGCCGTCGGCGGCCGGCTGCCGGCTTCGGGGCCCGCGCCGCGCGCGACGGCTTCAGCCGCACCCGAACCCGCAACCGACGCTGCACCGCAGCCGGCTTCCTCACCCGCGGCGCAACCGGCGCCCGCAACGCATCCTGAAGGCTATTGA
- a CDS encoding heavy metal response regulator transcription factor, translating to MRILIVEDEPKMASYLRKGLMEASYTVDVAENGKDGLFLALHEDFDLVVLDVMLPEIDGFDVLRRLRAQKQTPVLLLTAREAIEDKVAGLELGADDYLLKPFAYAEFLARIRSLLRRAPRNVRDLLQVADLEVDLIKRRVRRADNRIDLTAQEFALLQLLAEREGEVLTRTFITSQIWDMNFDSDTNVVDAAIKRLRAKIDNAYDKKLIHTIRGMGYVLEDRS from the coding sequence ATGCGGATACTGATAGTCGAAGACGAACCCAAGATGGCGTCGTACCTCCGGAAGGGGCTGATGGAGGCGAGCTACACGGTCGATGTGGCGGAGAACGGCAAGGACGGGCTGTTCCTGGCGCTGCACGAGGATTTCGATCTCGTCGTGCTCGACGTGATGCTGCCGGAGATCGACGGCTTCGACGTGCTACGGCGGCTGCGCGCGCAAAAGCAGACGCCCGTGCTGCTGCTCACGGCCCGCGAGGCGATCGAGGACAAGGTCGCCGGCCTCGAACTGGGCGCCGACGACTACCTGCTCAAGCCGTTCGCGTATGCCGAATTCCTCGCACGCATCCGCTCGCTGCTGCGGCGCGCACCGCGCAACGTGCGCGACCTCCTGCAGGTCGCCGATCTCGAAGTCGACCTGATCAAGCGCCGCGTGCGGCGCGCCGACAACCGCATCGACCTGACCGCGCAGGAATTCGCGCTGCTGCAGTTGCTCGCGGAACGCGAGGGCGAAGTGCTGACGCGCACCTTCATCACGTCGCAGATCTGGGACATGAATTTCGACAGCGACACGAACGTCGTCGATGCGGCGATCAAGCGCCTGCGCGCGAAGATCGACAACGCGTACGACAAGAAGCTGATCCACACGATCCGCGGCATGGGTTACGTGCTCGAGGATCGTTCGTGA
- a CDS encoding heavy metal sensor histidine kinase, producing the protein MTAGPASYSLLRRLTLAFAVVAALVFALTGAYLYRSLSAELKRRDDIEISGKLNQFLQLAHASGSTAALRADPAVFHEVLLSHPGVYLGIYDGQHRPLVEHTDEAGNTLATVIAAPHPAGGTGGTSSTGGPFTCSPPGIGTSRCVYARDTLPSGEAIQVALARTATDRQSLLESYRVDIWLAAAVGALLVGALGHAVASRGLRPVKSLGRQTSRIEAHNLNARLDARGGPVELRELATSVNRMLDRLERAFVRLSQFSSDLAHDMRTPLANVISSSQITLSRARTTEEYEVLIESNIEECERLQRMIENMLFLARTDNARQHLKTAELDAGSELRRLASYFQALADEAGVRIDVHGDAPVVADATLFRRAVSNLASNALEHAEAASTIELAVSAQAGYAVVEITNRGAAIPPEQVDRIFERFYRIDSSRHGAARNAGLGLAIVKSIMELHRGKVEVASRDGRTTFALYFPRGTDS; encoded by the coding sequence GTGACCGCCGGCCCGGCTTCGTATTCGCTGCTGCGGCGCCTGACGCTCGCGTTCGCCGTCGTCGCCGCGCTCGTGTTCGCGCTGACCGGCGCGTATCTCTATCGCTCGCTGTCCGCCGAACTGAAGCGTCGCGACGACATCGAGATCTCCGGCAAGCTCAACCAGTTCCTGCAACTCGCGCACGCGAGCGGATCGACGGCCGCGCTGCGCGCCGATCCGGCCGTGTTCCACGAAGTGCTGCTGTCGCATCCGGGCGTCTATCTCGGCATCTACGACGGGCAGCACCGCCCGCTCGTCGAGCACACCGACGAAGCCGGCAACACGCTCGCCACGGTGATCGCGGCGCCGCATCCGGCCGGCGGAACCGGTGGAACCAGTAGCACCGGCGGCCCGTTCACCTGCTCGCCGCCCGGCATCGGCACGTCGCGCTGCGTGTACGCACGCGACACGCTGCCGTCCGGCGAGGCGATCCAGGTCGCGCTCGCACGCACGGCGACCGATCGCCAGTCGCTGCTCGAAAGCTATCGCGTCGACATCTGGCTCGCGGCGGCCGTCGGCGCGCTGCTGGTCGGCGCGCTCGGCCATGCGGTCGCGTCGCGCGGCCTGCGTCCGGTCAAGAGCCTCGGCCGGCAAACGTCGCGCATCGAGGCGCACAACCTGAACGCGCGTCTCGACGCGCGCGGCGGCCCGGTCGAGCTGCGCGAGCTCGCGACGTCGGTCAACCGGATGCTCGACCGCCTCGAACGCGCATTCGTGCGGCTGTCGCAGTTCTCGTCCGATCTCGCGCATGACATGCGCACGCCGCTCGCCAACGTGATCAGCTCGTCGCAGATCACGCTGTCGCGCGCACGCACGACCGAAGAGTACGAAGTGCTGATCGAGTCGAATATCGAGGAATGCGAACGGCTGCAGCGAATGATCGAGAACATGCTGTTTCTCGCGCGCACCGACAATGCGCGGCAGCACCTGAAGACCGCCGAGCTCGACGCGGGCAGCGAACTGCGCCGGCTCGCGTCGTATTTCCAGGCACTGGCCGACGAGGCCGGCGTGCGCATCGACGTGCATGGCGACGCGCCGGTCGTCGCGGACGCGACGCTGTTCCGGCGCGCGGTGAGCAACCTCGCGTCGAATGCGCTCGAACATGCGGAAGCCGCGTCGACGATCGAGCTGGCCGTGTCCGCGCAAGCCGGTTACGCGGTCGTCGAGATCACGAATCGCGGCGCCGCGATTCCGCCCGAACAGGTCGACCGGATCTTCGAACGCTTCTACCGCATCGATTCGTCGCGGCACGGCGCGGCAAGGAACGCGGGGCTCGGGCTCGCGATCGTCAAGTCGATCATGGAGCTGCATCGCGGCAAGGTCGAGGTCGCGAGCCGCGACGGGCGCACGACGTTTGCGCTTTACTTTCCGCGCGGCACCGATAGCTAG
- a CDS encoding MFS transporter, whose protein sequence is MQTESSTGILRQIPRSVWVLGCVSLLMDVSSEIIHSLLPMFLMAGLGASATTIGFIEGIAEATAPVVKVFSGTLSDYLRNRKWLAVAGYGLGALSKPLFAIAPTIGVVVTARIVDRIGKGIRGAPRDALVADVTPVHLRGAAYGLRQSLDTVGAFLGPLLAVAIMLMWRDDFRLAFWLAVIPGMLAVALLAFGIEEPARAPGDKRINPIRRDVVKQLGARYWWVVAVGAVFALARFSEAFLVLRAMGGGVPVALVPLVMVAMNVVYALSAYPFGKLADTTSHTKLMVAGLVMLIAADLVLAHGTHWGTVLVGVALWGLHMGMTQGLLATMVAHAAPSELRGTAFGVFNLLSGVVTLVSSVVAGILWDRVGAAATFYAGAVFSTATIALLVCLRGSFGVAQAR, encoded by the coding sequence ATGCAGACCGAATCATCGACCGGCATTCTTCGTCAGATTCCGCGCAGCGTCTGGGTGCTGGGCTGCGTCAGTCTGTTGATGGACGTGTCGTCGGAAATCATCCACAGCCTGTTGCCGATGTTCCTGATGGCGGGGCTCGGCGCGAGCGCGACCACGATCGGCTTCATCGAGGGGATCGCCGAGGCGACGGCGCCGGTCGTCAAGGTGTTCTCCGGCACGTTGAGCGACTACCTGCGCAATCGCAAGTGGCTGGCGGTCGCCGGATACGGGCTCGGCGCGCTCAGCAAGCCGCTGTTCGCCATCGCACCGACGATCGGCGTCGTGGTGACGGCGCGGATCGTCGACCGGATCGGCAAGGGGATCCGGGGCGCACCGCGCGATGCGCTCGTGGCCGACGTCACGCCGGTCCACCTGCGCGGCGCGGCCTACGGGCTGCGACAGTCGCTCGACACGGTGGGTGCGTTTCTCGGGCCGCTGCTGGCCGTCGCCATCATGCTGATGTGGCGCGACGACTTCCGCCTCGCCTTCTGGCTGGCCGTGATCCCGGGCATGCTGGCCGTGGCGCTGCTCGCGTTCGGTATCGAAGAGCCGGCGCGCGCGCCGGGCGACAAGCGCATCAACCCGATCCGCCGCGACGTCGTGAAGCAACTCGGCGCTCGCTACTGGTGGGTCGTCGCCGTCGGCGCCGTGTTCGCGCTGGCCCGCTTCAGCGAGGCTTTCCTGGTGCTGCGCGCGATGGGCGGCGGTGTGCCTGTCGCGCTTGTTCCGCTGGTGATGGTGGCGATGAACGTCGTGTACGCGTTGTCGGCCTACCCGTTCGGCAAGCTCGCCGACACGACGAGCCATACGAAGCTGATGGTGGCCGGGCTCGTCATGCTGATCGCAGCCGACCTCGTGCTCGCGCACGGCACGCACTGGGGAACCGTACTCGTCGGCGTGGCGCTGTGGGGGCTCCACATGGGGATGACGCAGGGGTTGCTTGCCACGATGGTCGCGCATGCCGCGCCGTCCGAATTGAGAGGAACGGCGTTCGGCGTTTTCAACCTGCTCAGCGGCGTCGTGACGCTCGTATCGAGCGTCGTCGCCGGCATCCTGTGGGACAGGGTGGGCGCCGCGGCCACGTTCTATGCGGGGGCGGTGTTCAGCACGGCGACCATCGCGCTGCTCGTCTGCTTGCGCGGATCGTTCGGCGTTGCGCAGGCCAGGTGA
- a CDS encoding DUF1289 domain-containing protein, with translation MAVKSPCIELCAFDGRTGFCVGCLRTRDEARDWKKLTDHRRHQILNDRSRRQAKIRREPGE, from the coding sequence GTGGCCGTGAAATCGCCGTGTATCGAGCTGTGTGCGTTTGACGGTCGAACGGGTTTTTGCGTCGGCTGCCTGCGCACGCGCGACGAGGCGCGCGACTGGAAGAAACTGACCGACCACCGCCGGCACCAGATACTGAACGACCGCTCGCGCCGGCAGGCGAAGATCCGGCGCGAGCCGGGGGAATAG
- the dmeF gene encoding CDF family Co(II)/Ni(II) efflux transporter DmeF, which yields MNGFNGTAAGGGHSHAFLGAAHEQNERKTWMVIGLCTAMMVAEIVGGTLFGSLALVADGLHMSTHAGAMLIAALAYTYARKHADDPRFVFGTGKFGDLAGFTSAIVLAMIALLIGYEAVARLLSPVPIQFSEAIPIAVLGLAVNLASVWLLSGDHHHGHGHGHHHGHDHDDHDHDHDHDDEHHAHHDHGSHTAAHRDHNIRSAYIHVIADAAVSVLAIVGLLLARAFGWVWMDPLAGIVGALVIANWAYGLMRDTGGILLDVNVDRKLADNVRRAIEALGDKVNDLHVWRVGPGHMSAIVSVETGDAARDARFYHALIARFDGVSHVTVEVMTPATAA from the coding sequence ATGAACGGATTCAACGGCACGGCGGCCGGCGGCGGGCACAGCCATGCGTTTCTGGGCGCCGCGCACGAGCAGAACGAACGGAAGACGTGGATGGTCATCGGCCTGTGTACGGCGATGATGGTGGCCGAGATCGTCGGCGGCACGTTGTTCGGGTCGCTGGCGCTCGTCGCCGACGGGCTGCACATGTCGACGCATGCGGGCGCGATGCTGATCGCGGCGCTGGCCTATACCTATGCGCGCAAGCACGCCGACGATCCGCGTTTCGTGTTCGGCACGGGCAAGTTCGGCGACCTCGCCGGATTCACGAGCGCGATCGTGCTGGCGATGATTGCGTTGCTGATCGGCTATGAGGCGGTCGCGCGTCTTCTGTCTCCCGTGCCCATTCAATTCAGCGAAGCGATTCCGATCGCCGTACTGGGGCTCGCAGTGAACCTGGCCAGCGTGTGGCTGCTGAGCGGCGATCATCATCACGGGCATGGCCACGGCCATCATCATGGGCACGACCACGATGATCACGACCACGATCATGACCACGACGACGAGCATCACGCGCATCACGATCATGGTTCGCATACGGCGGCCCACCGCGATCACAACATCCGGTCGGCCTACATTCACGTGATCGCCGATGCGGCCGTTTCGGTGCTGGCCATCGTCGGCCTGCTGCTCGCGCGTGCGTTCGGATGGGTCTGGATGGATCCGCTCGCGGGCATCGTCGGCGCGCTGGTGATCGCGAACTGGGCCTACGGGCTGATGCGCGATACGGGCGGCATCCTGCTCGACGTCAACGTGGATCGCAAGCTGGCGGACAACGTTCGGCGCGCGATCGAGGCGCTCGGCGACAAGGTCAACGATCTGCACGTCTGGCGCGTCGGCCCCGGGCACATGAGCGCGATCGTGTCGGTCGAGACCGGCGACGCGGCGCGCGATGCGCGTTTCTACCATGCGCTGATCGCGCGCTTCGACGGCGTGTCGCATGTGACCGTCGAAGTGATGACGCCCGCGACGGCGGCCTGA
- a CDS encoding metal/formaldehyde-sensitive transcriptional repressor: MSHTVREKQKLLNRVRRIKGQVEAIERALEEERGCNDVLQQITSCRGAMNGLLAVVLEDHIRSHLVDADTPDAHEGSATEQLIEVVHSYFK; the protein is encoded by the coding sequence ATGAGTCACACAGTTCGTGAAAAACAGAAGCTGCTGAACCGCGTGCGCCGTATCAAGGGCCAGGTCGAAGCGATCGAGCGCGCGCTCGAGGAAGAGCGCGGGTGCAACGACGTGCTGCAGCAGATCACGAGCTGCCGCGGTGCGATGAACGGTTTGCTGGCCGTCGTGCTGGAGGACCACATCCGGTCGCACCTCGTCGATGCGGACACGCCCGACGCGCACGAAGGCAGCGCGACCGAGCAGCTCATCGAGGTCGTCCACAGCTATTTCAAGTAA
- a CDS encoding sodium:calcium antiporter codes for MTFMFLELAFMLVVILVAAEVFTNALEHLGERLKISEGVTGSLFAAVGTALPETMVPLLALAGGTANQAVNEEIGVGAILGAPLMLATLTTFLMTLAVIRSRGLRGTIAPERTGFVRDMNYFLAAFSLATAAMFVPHHNWAVRALLAVMLVGIYVMYVVMTFRASSQLVDAGHGTEAPHAMFLARTGLPTNLATIALQLLLGVALLVGGAKGFIHGVEGVSHVLGVSALLLSLIIVPIATELPEKVNSVLWIRRNKDTLAFGNITGAMVFQGTLLPAIGIMLTPWEPRPEVLTGVIITLAAAAWMRVNARTRGLAIWALLANGAGYAGYLFLTLAR; via the coding sequence ATGACTTTCATGTTCCTCGAACTGGCGTTCATGCTGGTCGTCATCCTCGTGGCCGCCGAGGTCTTCACCAATGCGCTCGAACATCTCGGCGAACGTCTGAAGATTTCCGAAGGCGTGACGGGTTCGCTGTTCGCGGCCGTCGGCACCGCGCTGCCCGAAACGATGGTGCCGCTGCTCGCGCTGGCCGGCGGCACGGCGAACCAGGCCGTGAACGAGGAAATCGGCGTCGGCGCGATTCTCGGCGCGCCGCTGATGCTCGCGACGCTGACCACCTTCCTGATGACGCTCGCCGTGATCCGCTCGCGCGGGCTGCGCGGCACGATCGCACCCGAGCGTACGGGCTTCGTGCGCGACATGAACTACTTCCTCGCCGCGTTCTCGCTGGCGACCGCGGCGATGTTCGTCCCGCACCACAACTGGGCCGTGCGCGCGCTGCTCGCCGTGATGCTGGTCGGCATCTACGTGATGTACGTCGTGATGACGTTCCGCGCGTCGAGCCAGCTTGTCGATGCCGGGCACGGCACCGAGGCGCCGCATGCGATGTTCCTGGCGCGCACGGGCCTGCCGACCAACCTGGCAACCATCGCGCTGCAGTTGCTGCTCGGCGTCGCGCTGCTGGTCGGCGGTGCGAAGGGCTTCATTCACGGCGTGGAAGGCGTGTCGCACGTGCTCGGCGTATCGGCGCTGCTGCTGTCGCTGATCATCGTGCCGATTGCCACGGAATTGCCGGAGAAGGTCAACAGCGTGCTGTGGATCCGCCGCAATAAGGACACGCTCGCGTTCGGCAACATCACCGGCGCGATGGTGTTCCAGGGCACGCTGCTGCCGGCGATCGGCATCATGCTGACGCCGTGGGAGCCGCGCCCCGAAGTGCTGACCGGCGTGATCATCACGCTCGCGGCGGCGGCCTGGATGCGCGTCAATGCCCGCACGCGCGGGCTCGCGATCTGGGCGTTGCTGGCGAACGGTGCGGGCTATGCGGGATATCTGTTCCTGACACTGGCACGCTGA
- a CDS encoding copper-binding protein codes for MPMKKLIATTAAVLAIGAFATPAFAAGEMSGMKMSSDGSAESHAALTDAEVKKVDAASGKVTLKHGALDNVGMPPMTMAFKAKDAAMLAQVHAGDKVKVRIENVNGTLTIVKLVKAS; via the coding sequence ATCCCGATGAAGAAATTGATTGCTACCACCGCCGCCGTTCTCGCGATCGGCGCTTTCGCAACTCCCGCCTTTGCCGCCGGTGAAATGTCCGGCATGAAGATGTCGTCGGACGGTTCGGCCGAGTCGCATGCGGCGCTGACCGACGCCGAAGTGAAGAAGGTCGATGCCGCGAGCGGCAAGGTCACGCTGAAGCACGGCGCACTCGACAACGTCGGAATGCCGCCGATGACGATGGCGTTCAAGGCGAAGGACGCGGCCATGCTCGCGCAGGTGCATGCGGGCGACAAGGTCAAGGTCCGGATCGAGAACGTCAACGGCACGCTGACGATCGTCAAGCTGGTCAAGGCATCCTGA